In Macadamia integrifolia cultivar HAES 741 chromosome 13, SCU_Mint_v3, whole genome shotgun sequence, one DNA window encodes the following:
- the LOC122059132 gene encoding receptor-like protein 9DC3, with protein MLDVGNNQLSGTFPFWMESLSQLRVLILQSNKFYDPITQQSMEAADSQSPFPMLHVFDISLNNFTGKLPLEYICQRKSMLVTDVPQLAHYIVGSSGYQVTLEIVIKGISLKMEKVIETFTAINLSYNKFRGDMLVSIGELKALMGLNLSANDLTGQIPSSLARLSRLQSLDFFRNSLSGEIPQQLGRLTFLEVLNPSQNHIPQGNQFETFSIASYEGNEGLCGFPLPKRCGIIERALPPASTLEKQEEDSTSLLDWRFVIAGYCFGVTIGLVIRQTMFRRIIECFKLTSNSNQSEGQRRAKGMEE; from the coding sequence ATGTTAGATGTTGGGAACAACCAGTTGAGCGGTACCTTCCCCTTCTGGATGGAAAGCCTATCCCAGTTGCGTGTTTTGATTTTGCAATCTAACAAATTCTATGATCCCATTACACAACAATCAATGGAGGCTGCTGATTCTCAATCTCCCTTCCCAATGCTACATGTGTTTGACATCTCTCTAAACAATTTTACAGGAAAGTTGCCACTGGAATATATTTGTCAACGGAAATCAATGTTGGTTACAGATGTACCTCAACTGGCCCATTATATAGTTGGAAGTTCTGGCTATCAAGTTACACTCGAGATTGTAATCAAGGGAATAAGTTTGAAGATGGAGAAGGTCATAGAAACATTCACCGCCATAAATCTTTCTTACAACAAGTTTCGAGGAGATATGTTAGTCTCAATTGGGGAACTTAAAGCACTCATGGGGCTCAATTTATCTGCAAATGACCTCACAGGACAAATTCCATcttcacttgctcggttgagcAGGCTTCAATCCCTggattttttcagaaatagcttATCAGGGGAAATCCCCCAACAATTGGGACGCCTCACATTTCTTGAAGTTTTAAATCCGTCTCAAAACCATATACCACAAGGCAACCAATTTGAAACATTCTCAATTGCTTCATATGAAGGGAATGAGGGATTATGTGGATTTCCATTACCAAAAAGATGTGGAATAATAGAAAGAGCACTACCTCCAGCTTCGACACttgaaaaacaagaagaagattcaACAAGTTTACTTGATTGGAGATTTGTGATTGCAGGGTATTGTTTTGGAGTGACAATTGGGTTGGTGATTAGACAAACTATGTTTAGGAGGATCATTGAATGCTTCAAGTTAacatcaaattcaaatcaaagcGAAGGTCAAAGAAGAGCAAAAGGTATGGAAGAGTAA
- the LOC122059130 gene encoding uncharacterized protein LOC122059130, with translation MGHFTVESAWNALRSPSSSVFWDKVIWHKFLPPRLSTLGRRWLHDKIPTDEKIQSGGTHLPSSFSTELWRKVLDLFNVAWTSKDSAIDMVVWWRNKGKGWSLKMGWTFSLLVTMAVIWNERNQRRYEGKSRSATLVLRGIKSEISFLCSSKKFYPKSVEDLIICRRLNLGTAPRSRQGILKVHWCKPIQTWVKLNVDGCSLGNPGRAGCGGIFRDHQGRMMRCFSFSLGVDSSFSAEIWSMIKGISIAQDLHISHHWIESNSSAAVSLFHHRLIPWFVYQEWCHLLSYLISVEWKITHCFREANPVADYLAKTVASSGASSDEATLPPMLINELITDEGGRPRYRFYS, from the exons ATGGGGCACTTCACCGTTGAGTCTGCCTGGAATGCCCTTAGGTCCCCATCATCTTCGGTtttttgggataaggttatcTGGCATAAATTCCTTCCGCCTAGGCTCTCTACCCTGGGTCGTCGCTGGTTGCATGACAAGATCCCTACTGATGAGAAAATTCAATCTGGAGGAACTCACCTTCCTTCTAG CTTCTCAACTGAGTTATGGAGGAAGGTTTTAGACTTGTTTAACGTAGCCTGGACCAGCAAAGATTCAGCGATAGACATGGTTGTTTGGTGGCGCAACAAGGGCAAAGGATGGTCTTTAAAGATGGGTTGGACGTTCAGTTTGCTTGTTACGATGGCTGTGATctggaatgaaagaaatcagAGGCGCTATGAGGGTAAATCGAGAAGCGCAACATTAGTCCTTCGTGGCATTAAAAGTgagatttcttttttatgtagtAGTAAAAAATTCTACCCCAAATCTGTAGAGGACCTCATTATCTGTAGAAGACTTAATCTTGGTACTGCTCCCCGTAGCAGACAAGGGATTCTGAAAGTCCATTGGTGCAAGCCTATCCAGACTTGGGTGAAGCTAAATGTTGATGGGTGTTCCCTTGGCAACCCTGGTCGTGCAGGATGCGGAGGTATTTTTCGGGACCACCAGGGGAGAATGATGCGGTGCTTTAGTTTCTCCCTGGGCGTGGATTCCAGCTTTTCAGCTGAGATTTGGAGCATGATTAAAGGCATTTCGATTGCTCAAGACCTACATATATCTCACCATTGGATCGAGTCCAACTCCTCTGCAGCGGTTTCCCTCTTTCACCACAGGCTCATTCCATGGTTTGTGTATCAAGAATGGTGCCATCTCCTTTCATACTTGATCTCTGTAGAGTGGAAGATTACTCACTGCTTCAGGGAAGCTAATCCTGTTGCTGACTACTTGGCAAAGACAGTGGCTTCATCTGGAGCCTCCTCTGATGAGGCTACCCTGCCTCCTATGTTGATCAATGAGCTGATTACAGATGAAGGGGGGCGGCCTAGATATAGATTTTATTCTTAG